Part of the Halomarina litorea genome is shown below.
CTTCACCTCGCTGGTGGGGTGGCCGGGGGTGTCCACCCACTCGAAGACGTCGACGGGACAGTTCTCCAGACACGGACCGGAGCCGTCACAGATGTCGAAGTCCACGGCCACGTGTGTGCCGTGGATACCCAGTCGCTCGGGCGCGTCCACGGGACCCCAGACGTCGTAGTCGGCGTCCACGTCCAGCCAGTCGGAGACAGAGGTTCGCTCGCGGGACTCGTCGAAGTTCGGATCGATGGCCATCCGGTGTCCGGTTGACCGGTCGGACAGGTAAGCGTACCGCGTGAGGGAGGTGCCGTGTGACCCGATGTCGGGAGAGCTATGGCACTCCGTCGCACAACCCGCGACATGGAACACGTGCGCGT
Proteins encoded:
- a CDS encoding 4Fe-4S dicluster domain-containing protein produces the protein MAIDPNFDESRERTSVSDWLDVDADYDVWGPVDAPERLGIHGTHVAVDFDICDGSGPCLENCPVDVFEWVDTPGHPTSEVKAAPVDEAQCIDCMLCVDVCPVDAIDVDGSRA